Within Spinacia oleracea cultivar Varoflay chromosome 4, BTI_SOV_V1, whole genome shotgun sequence, the genomic segment tttaaaattgcgCAACTTTCTTGTTGGTTATTGGTCAATTGTGGTTGTTGGAATGAAAATTGATGttagtttcattattttttccCTTTAGGATGAGTGCTATTTGGTTGTTACTACGTTATGGGTCACATAGTTTTGATATTAGAGTGGGAGACATGGAAAAATATCGTTTGTTGAAGTTGTTTCTTGATATCTTTGAGGAATCAGTTAAGCAAGATGTTTTTTTGCCTAGTACCTTTAGCTTGTATGTTGAGGGTCCTTGTGGTAAGGTTGAATTGAATGATGATAAGACTTTAAGGCTTCTGTGGGGATGGAATTGGGGTAAAGACACTGCTGAAATTTGGGTTGAGGGAACAGATAAACCAGGATTGGTGTTTAGGAATGCTGTTGCAACAATTGAGAATCATAGAAAGGAAAAAGAGAGACAACTTAAGGAGAGACAAGAGGAACTGTTGAGGGCTCaaagagaggaggaagaggCAATGAGGAAACAACAGGAAAGGGAGGACATTTTGAGGGAAATACAGGAACAAATGGAGTACACTGTGGCTATGGAGGTCCCTGTTGTTGATTGTGAGGACATGAAGGTTGAGTATGTGAGAGTCATTAGCAAAGATGATGCTGATGAGGTGTTTCCAGGTTGCTCTCAACCAAAACAAACACAAGAATCCCCAAAGAAACAACCCACCCCACCCAAACACACAAATCATGTTGCTTCTAAGTCAAAAGGCAAGGATAAGCCTGCTTCTAAGAAACTAACCCCCAAAAGGAGGGCATCAGCTAAACAACCCACCCCACAGAAACAACCCACCCCACCTAAACAACCCACCAAACAACCTacaccaccacccccaccaccCCCACCACAGAAAGAACCCACCCaaccaaaacaacaacaacacacaccacCACCAGAACATCCCACCTCtccaccacaacaacaacaacacacaccacCACCAGAACATCCCACCTCTCCACCACAACATCAcacccctccaccaccaccacaaaatCCCACTCCACCACAGAACAACCAAACTGATGAGCCTAACAATCAAGCACCACCTGATCAAGCTCAGCCAGTGAAAAAGAAGGGGGGCAGAGCTAGACCTAAGGGGTTTAGGGTTAACAAAGTCACTGCTAAGAAGGCTGGAACTTGGGTTTCCAAGGGAAAGGGAAAAGGGAGAAAGGGTACAGGAAGGTCTAAGACACCAGGGGTTTTTGCTGATGTTGGTGAGATATGTTCAGAAGAGGAGAGTGAGGATTCTGATTATGAGGAATCAGATTCTGAACAAGAGGATGTTCTGAATGATTGGATTGATtctgatgttgatgatgaggtGATTCCTGATGATATTCCTGATTTGGGGTTTGAGGATTGTCTAAATGGTTCCTCAAAGATGGATAAGGCCTATAAAAATGGCAAAATATGGACTGATCAACCATATGGGTCCATTAAGTTAGAACCCTGGTTGATCTTTCATGATAAGGCCACATTTCTTGAAGTGTTGAGAAGTTACTGCATACAGGAGGGGTTTGGGCTTAGTGTTGAGAGGGCTGATAATAGGAGGTACACAGCAGTGTGTGCAGTGGAGTCATGTGACTGGAGGATACATGCCAGTAGGTTGTTTGACAATGTTAGCTGGGCCATTAAGGTGATCAGTGGGTCCCACAGAACTTGTGGGAGGCTTGAGGAGAATCCAGTAGTGACCTCTGAGTGGTTGTGTAAGCATATGTTGGGGGAAATAGAGGCAAATCCAGAGATTCCAGTGGAGACATTGAGGAGGTATGCACAGGAGAAGTTTCAGTTGAGGGTGAAAAAGAGGCTATTGTACAAGGTCAGGAGTATGGCAAAGGGAAAGCTGCATGGTGGTTGGGCTGAAGCATATGAGCTGTTGCCTAGATATGCTGAGATGATTAAGCAAACAAACCCAGGGAGTCATGCACTTATAACATGGGGGGCCAGTAGTGGGGATGTGAACCCAAAATTCAGAGCTTGCTTCTTCTCATTTGCTGCACAAGTCAGGGGGTTTCTAAGGGGTTGTAGGCCCATAATTGGAATAGATGGGGCTCATTTAAGTGGTTTCTACAAGGGCATTCTACTGACAGCAGTTGGCATAGATGGGAATAATGAAATTTTTGTTCTTGCCTATGGGATAGTAGACACTGAGAGTTGTGACAGTTGGACCTACTTCATGAGATGTTTGAGGCAAATGTTTGAGCAGGAGGGTTGCAACAGAGATGATTGGACCTTCATCAGTGATAGGATGAAGGTATGTGTACTGATCTGATATTTACTCTTTTCTGATCTTTACTTTTTCTTATGTTTATGTTTCTATATTAATGAACCTGTTTTTGTTGTTTGCTGATGTGTAGGGTGTTGAGTTGGCAGTTAGAGAAACTTTTCCTAGAGCAACTAGGAGAGTTTGCTGCCAACACCTATACATGAATTGTAAGAACAATGGCTTCAGTGGATCTGCATTCCACAAGCTATTTTGGATAGCTGCTAATGCATACAATGAGTATGTGTTTGGTAAGGCCATGGAAAAGATCAGTGAGTACAATGCAAATGCCACTGCATACTTGAACAGCTGCATTGAGCAGTGGTCTAGGCATAAGTTTGACTCTACTGtttgttgtgatcacaacacaACAAACTTTGTGGAGTCATTCAATGCATGCACAAAGCCCTTCAGAGACATGCCTGTCTTCTCATTATTGGAAGGTATAACTCTTCTAAtcatattcatgcataatattacccctgaacttgttgtttgttgtttaatcatattcatgcataatatacccctGAACTTGTTGTTTGTTGGTTAATGTCTGGTGTACAGCAATCAGAAGTTGGTGTATGCAGAGGGTGGGGGCTAGATTTGACAAGGCAGTTGACATGGAGGAAGGTCAGCTCACTGCATATGCATTGAAAGAGTTAGAGGAGAGGACAGCTGAGTCCAGGTTATATTATGCCACAGCATGTGGAGGGGGTGAATTTGAGGTTAGGGATGGACATGTCAACTTCCCAATTAGGCTTGCAACAAGAAGTTGTGCCTGTGGGAAGTGGCAGATCTGTGGAATCCCCTGCAAGCATGCACTGAGGGTCATATATGACCAAAGGATGAACCCCCATGATTTCATATCCCCATGGTTCAAGGCTGCTGCATACAAGCTAACCTATGCAGAACATATTCATCCTGTGGCAGATCCATCTCAGTGGCCTGACTTTGGCCTTCCTTCCATTCAGCCTCCAACCATCAAAAGACCATCTGGCAGACCtgctaagaagagaaagagaggggCAAATGAACCAAAGAAAGGGAAGAGGAACACAAATGTGAAATGTGGAAAGTGTAGAGAGTTTGGTCACAACTCAAGAACATGCAAGAGTGGAGGAACAAGTGCCACTGGACCAAGTACTTCAAAGAGTGGTGCAGCAGGAGCAAGTACATCAAATGGGGGACCAAACACAAGGAAGAGGTCAAAGGCAGCTGCATAGTCACCTCAGTTGGCTATATTTTGTGAATTGTAGTGCACAAAGCTAAACTAACTTAGTCAAATCAGTTTAGTCAGAATCAGTTTAGTTAGAATCAGTTTTTGGAAACAGTTGTGCAGAGATCATTTTTTGGAAACAGTGAAATGCTTAGAACACCTCTTTTTGTGCAGTTCAGTGGTGTTTGTCCACTTAAAGTTCAGTTTATGTAAAGCTTATTTGCTTGAACAAGTATTTATGGAACAAAGTCTCTTTATTTCATGAAATTTGTTACAACTTTACTTCATTGCTATCCAAATCAGAAATGCAAACATTAATACACCAATTTTTATTGCAAAATTGATTTGCTGTTTCTGTTGTTTGATCTTCTTCTTCAATAGCTTCAACTCTTCATGCATTCCCCTGCTCTGTTCTTGCATTCCCCAGCTTTGttcttgcattcccctgttTTCATCATCTCTGTTTCCCTTGCTCTGAACTTCATCACTTGTGTGCTCAAGAAAACCTTTGCACCATTTGAAATTAtcacaaggatcacacttgtagtaaagCTTTTGCGGATTTTTTTCCGTTTCCGAGCTCCTAATTGCAAATCTTCTCCCGCAATAGCAATTTTTATTAGGAACTCTAATGTATGCTAAATTTGGGATGGAAGAAGATTCGATTTTTGAATGAGAGCTCATGGCTAATTTGGAGAGGGGAAAGTATGCAAGTGAGGTGAACACTAGTAGCATTTATATGCAGCAAGAACATAACGGCTATATTTTGCTTCCTAGGTTTAAAAACTAGCCGTTAAATTCAAATTCCTGCAATTTGGGTATCTAGTGcaacttaattttaaaataggtgtatattatgcattaagtttataaaaaggggtatactgtgaattataaacacgacttaacggaggactaacggaaggtcatttaaggggtatttggtgcaaacttggaaaaaaataggggtatattatgtgaatcgaaacaggcgagggtatttggtgcgttttttaaaacctcaggggcatttcatgaaaaaaccgtaaattaaaatcaaaataaagaccaaaacataattttcaaaatttcggAATAATAACACtaacaaacataattaaaacttctcacctaaattatgtaccaaaaccaaaaataagaaTAGAATGTAACTAATATTTTCACCTTAAATTTTGTacgaaattttattttcaagtcaaaattaacaatataatttaactaaaattaacACTCATTAAGCCTAAATGACCCTAAATAGAATTGaagtaaaattaacaaaaataaccCTAATTTTAGTGGTAAATTTGTTACGAAAAAAACTTgccaaaattaccaaaaaatgactattactaaaaaaaatcgaaatcatGATCTTACAACCTCCCATTTGAGtaactaaaaaaaagaaaatgtttaATTACCTTGATCTCCTCCATTGTTGAGTGGTTTTTGGTGGAAACTTGAGGGTTTTGGAGAGTGTTGGGTGGAAGAAAGGTGAAGTAGGATttttcaagtgaacttgaagaTCCTATTTATAATGTGTTTCCATGTAAGTGTTTTAGGGCAATGTAAACTATAATGTGAGGCTTGAATTGTTATTGTAATACGAGAAACTTTTGAACTTCCGGATTTTATTTTCACATTGCCAAATGAGTTAAGTTGTATTGAGATGTTAGAGCATTCCCCAGCTGTGAACAATTAATTGTTGCTATTTACAGTTTTGTTGTATATGAATTTGAACAAATTTACTTTCGTTGAAAAACGAAAAAGTAAATCAGCTTTATTGATATATGTGAGACGCGTGGTGCATGTAACAAATTAGAGGAAGCCAGCGCAATAATGCAATAAAAGTGGGTTCCTTTTTATGTATTTTCTGAAAAAATTTGTAAAcaattttggtaaattttttcacaattgtGTAAAATTCATTTGGTTTATTTACTAGTAAAAGAAAAAATCAGATAagttggtatatatattgttttaTTTCGCATGTTAGTTTTATAACGACATTAACAATATTAGATAGATATAACAATGTAAATTATCGTAAAAAACTCATATTTTAAAGAGTGGTAATGAAAAATTTATTGATGTAAATAAGTATATAATTTATAATATATaaccataaattaacaattttagtTATCAGATCTTTTTGCATGTTATGTCAACGAGCCGAGCTCAACCGAGTATTTCGGTGCTCGACCTAGGATTAGGCTTGATGAGAAATTTccgagctcgagctcgagcGGAGCTTAAATGAGCTTTCATTTTTCCGTTGTTTTAGCTTAGGTCACGAGTAGCTTGTTTAAGTTCAAGCTCGAGCCTAGCCGAGGTATTACCAAACGTGCCTTAATAAACGAGCGTTtaacaaacaagccttaaattacCAATATCGAATTTAAATGATCAtatgaataaattaaatattatttaaaaatattataaaacataaaaacataTCCAAATTAAAAGGTAGCACAGTATCctatttatattttgttagcTGAGAAGATTAATAGGACTAAGTTACATTTGCTGTGAGGCTTAAATTATCACTGCATGGCTCGTGTATTAGGGCAACTCGAGCAGTGTAAAACCCTTCGTAATGTAAATATTCAGTTTTAAAAggcgcccaaaaaaaaaattgaaaaatagagGTTCTCAAGGCTCGAACCCCGTACCTCAGCGTGGATGAATGAAAGAGCTATTGATAATGCTAGTAACCATTGTGACAGTGAGGCAAAGCCATTGGTAATTGTCATGCAAATTTCTAGTTAAGCACTCCTTGTAGTTCTAAACGTTAATGAGTAATTAATTTTACGTTGTAGATCAATTTTGACTCCCCATCATTGTGTTGTACGTTTTTATATAATGTATGATGATACCTCCCCTATTATGTTATACATTTGTATATCTTATAAAAATGATGCCCaaatttattttgtattttattattttatttttttgaaccgaatttataatttaaatcaataCATTCCATTATTCGGTAATTAACAATAAAACCAGAATAAAAACCTGTAACCaaaaaaacaataaagaaaTATATTGCGTCCAAAGAAACCACTACTTTATTATCTATTGTTACACTCTCCAAGTATTTagagaaaaaaataatacaaagaATGTCAAAATAACGCACATCCTAAAACTTAGTTTTTCATTTGATTTTGATTCATAAAAGCGTAGCATGATATCCTCATTCCTTGCCTCCAAATATGCAACTTTTTCCAACAGCATTTTATTTTCTAGAATTATCTTTTCAACTTGGAATTTCAAGCGCACAGTTTCTTGCTTGAGATTACAATTCTCATCTTGTAGCTCATCTAGAATGTTACCGTTTACCTCACTTTCCCAAAAGAAAAAACCACAAGTATCATCCTGTAAAAAAACCGATCATCATTCTGAAAACCAAAATGTTGGGAAAAAGTGATTTAAATCTACCTAATGAATCGATTATATTACCTTCCATACCGGGCAAGAGTAAAATTGTTGGCCCTTGTTTTTTGTGTGTTTGCATGTTTGTAGCTTGGCCTTGTAACCATGGTAACATTGAACTTGCTGTGCCTTACAAGAACTGCCTCGCGAAGAATTTGCCGAATTGGGTGTTCCTTGCTCAATAGCCATATATATTCTTACTAAatgttaatttttgttttgtttttttttgggcaCGTAATGTAAGTAGATATCCCACAGAAACGGTCATTATATAGAAGTCCAGATTGTTACCGTTGCAATTTAacttgaataaaaaaataataatctaaTAACAATACAACGAAAACCTAACCtagttaaataataaaaaattaaaaaatctaaTCGTAGGAGATAGGATAACTAAAATgaatacaacaaattaataaaactatAGGAAAGTTATTTGGACACATACTTGAAAATTGTTTGCAAACAAAGTCGACGACAATTATTAAATATTCCCATACACAAATTCTTCAATGACGGGTCCAAATCCGTAATCACCATTTGGTCCTTGATCTGCTTTTAATGTCCTGTCAATGTCCTGTTGGTCCCATACTCGTACGCGGCAGGCGTCGGGTGCGATGTTCAGATCAGCTCTGGACGATGCTAGCCTATCGATATATATGATCTGTTATTTTTAAGGGAAATAATTCTTGTTAGGTACATGTATACCTATGGTTTTCATAAACAAACGAGTGTTTGTTATTAATTTTGTTATAACTTACAAGCAGTAGAAGTGTGCATCCACCATAGCCCtgaattgaatttttgaatttttccccgTATTTGACAAGCCAATCCAACACATATGCTGCCCAATTATACTCTGTTGCCTCTGAAGCTTTGTCTAAGACGGTGATATGTATCGGGCTTATCCAACCACATTTTTGTGTAGGACAAAGGAGAGTTCCTAAAGCATATAGTAAGAAATGTTTTTTGAAACTAATCTTGTCTATATGACAGTCGATTATTTTTGAATAAACCTCAGATTCTGTAACCGCACCATAAGATGTGTTTTGTTTATACTGCCTCTTTGTGTGAATATCTACAAGTTTTGAAGAATTATTTGGTAGCAAAAGGTGCTTCCCCGAATTTAAACCTAAAACCCAACTAATTGTTTCCTCGTCTATTTTAACGTAGTAATTGTCCCGTATCTTCAGCTCTAAGTTGTCCGGGTCAAACCTAGACATGATCCAATACCCAAATGTTGCGTCAATATGATTGACCCTTATATACAATAGTTCCTCGAAACCCATTTCCACCACCCATTTTTTTTGTGGTTCTGTTAATTTTGCAAGCATTTGTGCAAATTGACTTATACCACAACCCATTCCAGGAAtctgaacaaaaaaaaaacaatacagTACATGAATTTAgtgatttatttaaaactataaacatttaattaaaaaaaatccataCATTTCCAATTATACAATCCCTATTTCTAAAACATCGAtcatatttaaataatattacaTATGTAACTCATAAAATGTCACTAACCGTTGTCGAACATTGACCATAGTCGTTATGTTCCCCTTCATTAGCCTCCGTATGCTGTTGTGCATTGATATTTGGCTATACAACAAAAATGAATTTAAGTTACTATAATAAGACAAACTTTAAAAATCTAAATACCTTAATCGGCATAAACATACCTTTTTAATTGGACTTAGATTTGtaacatttttcttttttttcccagTTGGATGAGTTGCCGCATAGTTAGTGTGTTGGATAATGATGTTAACCAATCTTTTCTTCAGACCCAAATCCACCATTGCCTGAAAGTCTTCTGAATTTGAAAGCAACCTCCCTTCGCTGTGAAATTTTTTTATGTCGGCGACATACCAGATCTTGTAGTCATAGTATCCCATAGATCTAATTATATTATGCAGATAGTTGAAGTTTAATATGGTCGTTGCTATCATATACAATTTTGACGACCCTTTTTTATATTGGCGGCgtggatggaaaacaattttcccctCACGCCAAATTACAAGCCATATTTTGGCGGTCTGTGTTATTGGTTCTCTGCGATAAAACGATTCaattacaaattattcaacaaattaaaaaacacaaacaaaccCAGATAAAGGTAATCGATTAACATACCTTAATAGCGACAGTCCTCTTTGATTATTCATTATctgccaaaaaaaaattgaactcagATCTGGTTGTTTTGATTAATTTGAAGAAAGGAGATTTTGGTTTCCGGTAAACTAAGTGTGGTTGCTGGTGATATTTACAAAGTATTCCCCACAATTCCCGTAAATGTCGAAATAGTATatgcaaaagcaaaagcaaaagcaatacgacgaatataaaaaaaaattatattccaaTACGAATAAAACAAAGACGTCAttgattttaatataaaaacttTTTCAAGCCGTACAACGTAATATTTAAGAAAGTGCATACGATAAACGTTGCATGTAACCACTTCTACAACAAAATTCCCTAGTCTTCTTGTGTTAAATCAACGAACACTATCTTTTTCTGTTTCCCTTCCTTGAGAAAAAATTCGTCCTCTTCTAAAGGTTCTCGCTTTAGTAGTCGATCATCCGCTTTTGCTACCGCAATTAGTCGATCTCCCTTCTGGTTTGGTTTAATTTTTTCAAAAGACCAATTCTCAACTAAGTAATAGTCACGTTCTTCCATAAATACTTCACTTACATTAGGAGCGCATCGTAGATCGCTTACTATCTTGGAAGTTTCAGAAGGTCCTAAACGCTTGATAATGAACCGCATAAATCTCCTCCAATCAATTTTGAATTGCTCCTGTTGAAGTTCCACCGCCAAGTACTTACACCAACGGGGTGTAGATGGTACGTCTACAACAAACATGTCCGAAATCCATGTTATATTAGGCTATTATAAGTGTAATTCGCTAATAATATTAAAACGCAGTTTTAGTAGGAGTTAGCTTACCTTTTCCACATACTCGAATTTTTGATATTTCCTTCATTCTTGACGAACTTGTGACGCCATGAGTTAGCTTACCTCTTCGATTCACCGGTGCCATTCCCACAATAGTTCTTGATGTACTTAAATGTTCAACAAATTGTATTTGTGGTTTGTTTGTAGTTGTTGAAttgctatttcattttgtaTGTCTTATGTATATATATGCACCAATGCACCATATATTGATTTGGAGCACATGTGTTTTCTGGCGGGAAAAGTAGAACTAATTAGGAGTAATTAAGTGTGTTGTTTATCACGTCGTTATGAATTTTTCAGACCAAAGTAATAGTTTTGTTGTTAATTACGTAGATAACCGTAGACAAACATGGTTGTGTGAACAGTAGTTTCGTTATATATTGAATAGCGTCGTTTTCCCGCCAGACATTTGCATTGGTAGTCCCAAAAGCTGAAAAGTGGTTGCATTGTAAAATGTGCTATATAGCACTAGCTTCGATACTTTGCAGAAGTGAAGTTTAATGGGTTAAAGATTTAAGTTGTATAATATTATCTATGACTATAATGGGTTAAAGATTTAATTTGTATAatatcagattttttttttatatttaactAAAGTGAAATGAATGTCTAAAGTCTTCGTAATATGATTGTGCGATACAATTTGTTCTTCTTTGATCGGACCTAATGGCCAACTAAACCTAATCACCCCGTATTGAAACAAACCGTCAAGTGATTCGATTTAAGtgagtgaagtatttattgTTTTGTTCAATTGGTTGACCTTTGATCAGAACGAATGTTCATCTAAACCTAATCACCCTGTGTGGAACGACACCATCTAATGAGATTTGATTCGAGTATTCAAGACCGAATTAACACTTGTAACTCTTGTTTGTTCCTAATCCGTCGGTACAATTGGTTCTTCTTTGATCGGACCAAATGGCTAACTAAACCTAATCACCCCATATTGAAACAAACCGTGTAGTGATTCGATTTAAGTGAGTGACGTGTTTATTGTTTTGTTCAATTGGTTGACCTTTGATCGGAACGAATGTTCACCTAAACCTAATTGTATGTGTTGAACGACACCATCTAATGAGATTTGATTCGAGTATTCAAGACCAGATTAACACTTGTAACTCTTGTTTGTTCCTAATCCGTCGGTACAATTGGTTCTTCTTTGATCGGACCAAATGGCCAACTAAACCTAATCACCCCATATTGAAACAAACCGTCTAGTGATTCGATTTAAGTGAGTGACGTGTTTATTGTTTTGTTCAATTGGTTGACCTTTGATCGGAACGAATGTTCACCTAAACCTAATCAACCTGTGTGGAACGACACCATCTAATGAGATTTGATTCGAGTCTTCAAGACCAGATTAACACTTGTAACTCTTGGTTGTTCCTAATCCGTCGATACAATTGGTTCTTCTTTGATCGGACCAAATGGCCAACTAAACCTAATCACCCCGTATTGAAACAAACCGTCTAGTGATTCGATTTAAGTGAGTGAAGTGTTTATTGTTTTGTTCAATTGGTTGAGCTTTGATCGGAACGAATGTTCACCTAAACCTAATCACCCTGTGTTGAACGACACCATCTAATGAGATGTGATTCGAGTGAGTGTATACGATCGAATTCAAGACCAGATTAACACTTGTAACTCTTAGTTGTTCCTAATCTGTCGATACAATTTGTTCTTCTTTGATCGGACCTAATGGCCAACTAAACCTAATCACCCCGTATTGAAACAAACCGTCTAGTGATTCGATTTAAGTGAGTCAAGTGTTTATTGTTTTACCTATTTAACCCTTAGTGAACGACAATGGACTTTTAGTTAGAAATTTACACATAATTTATAATCGGGCCTAATACTCACCTAAAATATGTCTTGGCAAGTGAAATTAAACGTATACAtacaatttaaaattaacggTGTCCTTCGCTATATGTATTTATAATACAATAAAAAACATTAACAccgaaaaaaattaaataaatttgaattaaagttaaataaaaaaagggaaagataATAGTGTAATTAATGTCAACAAAACTACTTTTTGCTTTTCTTTTGTGTATAGGAAGAATCAAACGCGTGCCATTCATTGCAAAAAGTGTCTCCGTTTTGAAGATCTGCCAAAAAAGAAGAAGCACTCAATCTTCTCATCTCTGTTCACACTCCAAAACCCACCCCAACAAGGTGAACATCCGATATTCGTTCGCCGGAAACATAGGAAAATTCGTCAAGAGTTTCTTTGAGCCAATTGAAATGTAAGTTCTTAATTTGTTTCAACCATTATATAATTGTGTAACCGAAGTATTAAATTCGCCAAAAAGTGAATCCGAGAAGCGTTGTTTGAGTGTTGCATGTAGCTATTCCACATTAAAAACCCGGAATTTATTGATTTGTTTGTGTTGCTCTGTTGTTAATGTTTGAATTGTGTGTAATAAAACCCCCAGGGCGGCAGATCCGGCGCATACGCAGTACGATTGCATTCTTAAACTAGCGGCGTTCTACAAGGATGACTCCGACGACGATGACTCTAACTTCGGCCAGCCGCACAAGTCCCAATCCACCCAACCTTCTCAACTCTCAGAGGTACAGTATCACTTAACTTGTACTTTTAGATTTATGGTAACTAATTTGTTAGTAGCGCTTCTCTAATTAGTGTTCCTATAAAAACCTTTGTTAGCTCGAACAAGAAACTGTTGATCCAATTGGACAGTTCGTGGGCAATGAAACTGAGGTATTGTTTGTAAAACCAGTGAGCCTTGAGTATGAATTACATGTTTatcttttttgaatttttttattcactatatggattgattttaatttgtaggattctaatttcattgATAAGAACACCCAGAAAAGTAGTGGAATTAACAAGTCCGGTGATGATTTCACTAGCAATGAACCAATTTGTATGCAGCCCTTGTTGGGGGTAAGATTGTGTTGAACTGGTGActaaaaattatttattggttAACTTTTGTTTTTCGTTGTATAGTTATACCttctttaccaaaaaaaaacctCTTGTTTTTTCTGTTATAGGAGTCAA encodes:
- the LOC130459631 gene encoding uncharacterized protein isoform X2; its protein translation is MSAIWLLLRYGSHSFDIRVGDMEKYRLLKLFLDIFEESVKQDVFLPSTFSLYVEGPCGKVELNDDKTLRLLWGWNWGKDTAEIWVEGTDKPGLVFRNAVATIENHRKEKERQLKERQEELLRAQREEEEAMRKQQEREDILREIQEQMEYTVAMEVPVVDCEDMKVEYVRVISKDDADEVFPGCSQPKQTQESPKKQPTPPKHTNHVASKSKGKDKPASKKLTPKRRASAKQPTPQKQPTPPKQPTKQPTPPPPPPPPQKEPTQPKQQQHTPPPEHPTSPPQQQQHTPPPEHPTSPPQHHTPPPPPQNPTPPQNNQTDEPNNQAPPDQAQPVKKKGGRARPKGFRVNKVTAKKAGTWVSKGKGKGRKGTGRSKTPGVFADVGEICSEEESEDSDYEESDSEQEDVLNDWIDSDVDDEVIPDDIPDLGFEDCLNGSSKMDKAYKNGKIWTDQPYGSIKLEPWLIFHDKATFLEVLRSYCIQEGFGLSVERADNRRYTAVCAVESCDWRIHASRLFDNVSWAIKVISGSHRTCGRLEENPVVTSEWLCKHMLGEIEANPEIPVETLRRYAQEKFQLRVKKRLLYKVRSMAKGKLHGGWAEAYELLPRYAEMIKQTNPGSHALITWGASSGDVNPKFRACFFSFAAQVRGFLRGCRPIIGIDGAHLSGFYKGILLTAVGIDGNNEIFVLAYGIVDTESCDSWTYFMRCLRQMFEQEGCNRDDWTFISDRMKGVELAVRETFPRATRRVCCQHLYMNCKNNGFSGSAFHKLFWIAANAYNEYVFGKAMEKISEYNANATAYLNSCIEQWSRHKFDSTVCCDHNTTNFVESFNACTKPFRDMPVFSLLEAIRSWCMQRVGARFDKAVDMEEGQLTAYALKELEERTAESRLYYATACGGGEFEVRDGHVNFPIRLATRSCACGKWQICGIPCKHALRVIYDQRMNPHDFISPWFKAAAYKLTYAEHIHPVADPSQWPDFGLPSIQPPTIKRPSGRPAKKRKRGANEPKKGKRNTNVKCGKCREFGHNSRTCKSGGTSATGPSTSKSGAAGASTSNGGPNTRKRSKAAA
- the LOC130459631 gene encoding uncharacterized protein isoform X1, which translates into the protein MLVSLFFPFRMSAIWLLLRYGSHSFDIRVGDMEKYRLLKLFLDIFEESVKQDVFLPSTFSLYVEGPCGKVELNDDKTLRLLWGWNWGKDTAEIWVEGTDKPGLVFRNAVATIENHRKEKERQLKERQEELLRAQREEEEAMRKQQEREDILREIQEQMEYTVAMEVPVVDCEDMKVEYVRVISKDDADEVFPGCSQPKQTQESPKKQPTPPKHTNHVASKSKGKDKPASKKLTPKRRASAKQPTPQKQPTPPKQPTKQPTPPPPPPPPQKEPTQPKQQQHTPPPEHPTSPPQQQQHTPPPEHPTSPPQHHTPPPPPQNPTPPQNNQTDEPNNQAPPDQAQPVKKKGGRARPKGFRVNKVTAKKAGTWVSKGKGKGRKGTGRSKTPGVFADVGEICSEEESEDSDYEESDSEQEDVLNDWIDSDVDDEVIPDDIPDLGFEDCLNGSSKMDKAYKNGKIWTDQPYGSIKLEPWLIFHDKATFLEVLRSYCIQEGFGLSVERADNRRYTAVCAVESCDWRIHASRLFDNVSWAIKVISGSHRTCGRLEENPVVTSEWLCKHMLGEIEANPEIPVETLRRYAQEKFQLRVKKRLLYKVRSMAKGKLHGGWAEAYELLPRYAEMIKQTNPGSHALITWGASSGDVNPKFRACFFSFAAQVRGFLRGCRPIIGIDGAHLSGFYKGILLTAVGIDGNNEIFVLAYGIVDTESCDSWTYFMRCLRQMFEQEGCNRDDWTFISDRMKGVELAVRETFPRATRRVCCQHLYMNCKNNGFSGSAFHKLFWIAANAYNEYVFGKAMEKISEYNANATAYLNSCIEQWSRHKFDSTVCCDHNTTNFVESFNACTKPFRDMPVFSLLEAIRSWCMQRVGARFDKAVDMEEGQLTAYALKELEERTAESRLYYATACGGGEFEVRDGHVNFPIRLATRSCACGKWQICGIPCKHALRVIYDQRMNPHDFISPWFKAAAYKLTYAEHIHPVADPSQWPDFGLPSIQPPTIKRPSGRPAKKRKRGANEPKKGKRNTNVKCGKCREFGHNSRTCKSGGTSATGPSTSKSGAAGASTSNGGPNTRKRSKAAA